The genome window TTTCAATCTCGTCGGCCTATAAAGTCAAGTACCCGGGTGTGGCGTTTGGGTTGACACTCATTTCAGACTGCCGACTCTTAATCGACAGCACAGGATTAGATCAATACAAGCGAAATCTCCTGCGAAGAATGAGAAAGCGGGAAACACTTGCCCATATCTCTCAGCGTATCGATGTCTATGATAGGTTTTTCCAGAGCTTCGGATTCGAGTGCCCCCTACCTCAGCATCTTAAGAGAACTATTCACAGCGGGTTCCCGAGGTACAACCTCATGGTCGATGCCCACTTCATGGCCGAGATGTGTGCAGGTATCCTCGTGGCGGTCACTGATTATGATCGGATCGAAGGCAGGCTCATGCTCGATGTAGCCCAGGGAAGGGAGACGAGTGTTGGAATGGGAGGTCGCCAATTCATAATGACAGAAGGAGAAATAGTGCTACGGGACGAAAAGGACATCATCTGCGTACTTTGCCAGGGAGCAGATGAAAAAACAAAAGTGAGGGATGATACGCGCAATGTTCTTTTCTATTCCTACGCTGTTCCAGGTATTGATGGGATTTATCTCAAGGAAGGATTGACTGTTGCCGCGCAAACCATGGCCCAGTTGGGAGGGGGAAACGTAAAGGGTTTAGAGGTATTCGTCTAACGAAACATACGGGTGCCTATCGATCGCTTGGCTGCCATAACTCCCTCTTCTAAAGCCTCTAGTATTGATTGACGGCATACTTTGTTACGAGTGGCATTCATTCAGGACTGCCAGGAAGTTTTTGCTTGAAATATCAAAAGAATTGGGACACAATTAGTTTTATGCGGGTGGCGGTGAGGATACATTTGGGTTCGGTGTGTCTGAAAGAAGCCATACCCCTATAGTGACGTGGGGCAAAGAAAACTTTGGAATAGCAAGATGGTGGCCTATCGTTAAAGCGAGGAAAGTGATAATTGAATGAGCGTCGCTGACCGCCCAATAATGGGAGAAAAAAGAAATTGACCATGCCGATACCCACCGAGCCAAAGATCTATCATATTGTCCACGTCGATAAGCTGCCCTCGATTATCGCAGACGGTGGCCTGTGGTGTGACGCAGAGGTCGCACGCCGCTCCACGTCAGGTA of Pseudomonadota bacterium contains these proteins:
- a CDS encoding phenylalanine--tRNA ligase beta subunit-related protein → MEEKKIATWIDFSISSAYKVKYPGVAFGLTLISDCRLLIDSTGLDQYKRNLLRRMRKRETLAHISQRIDVYDRFFQSFGFECPLPQHLKRTIHSGFPRYNLMVDAHFMAEMCAGILVAVTDYDRIEGRLMLDVAQGRETSVGMGGRQFIMTEGEIVLRDEKDIICVLCQGADEKTKVRDDTRNVLFYSYAVPGIDGIYLKEGLTVAAQTMAQLGGGNVKGLEVFV